The genomic region TACTTGCGTTTTTAATAAGTTGGTCTTTGTACCAGCTCATATTATCACCACGCCATGGGAAAACAGCATTTTCATAGATGGAAAGAGCTGTGTTAGGGATTACTAATTCTTCATCAATACCTATTACGTCTCCATAACCTTCACAGTTAGGACAGGCTCCATACGGATTATTAAAACTAAACAAATGAGGATTAGGCTCTAAGAATTCCATGCCGTCCAACTCAAACTTATTACTGAATTCACGATGGGCACTGCCGTCCATATGTTCTATCATACAAACTCCTTTACCTTCAAAAAAGGCAGTATCTACAGCATCTGCTAGACGATTAAAGAAGTCTTCATCATCTCTTTTAATAATACGATCGATGACTATAGAGACTTGATCTGATTTTTTAAATGTATAATCTAATCCTTCTATACGCTCAACGGTTTCATTTATTTTTATACGAGTAAAACCTTGTTGTAGTAATACATCTAGCTGATCTTGAACTTCACGTTTTCCTTTAACAATTAGTCTAGTAAGTAGTAAAAGTCTTGTTCCTTCATCTTGTGCTTTTACATAATTCACAACGTCAGTCACGGTATCCTTTTTCACTTCATTACCAGAGATAGGCGAGTAGGTGCGTCCTACACGTGCAAAAAATAATTTGAGGTAATCATAAATCTCTGTAGTGGTGCCTACTGTACTGCGTGGATTAGTAGAATTTACTTTTTGTTCAATAGCGATTGCAGGAGCAATCCCTTTGATATACTCAACTTTAGGTTTATTGAGACGACCCAGGAATTGTCTAGCATAAGAAGAAAGACTTTCTACATAGCGTCGTTGACCTTCTGCGTACAGTGTGTCAAAAGCTAGTGAGGACTTACCACTACCAGATAATCCTGTAATGACAACTAGCTTATTGCGTGGTATTACAGCGTTTAAATCTTTTAAATTATGAAGTCCAGCGCCTTTTATAAGAATGTTGTCCTTAGGGCTTAGATCGTCAATGTTTGCAAATAAGGTATCGTGCGTCATATGCACAAAGATAAAACGCTAAACGACCAATAAAAACAATGTATTTCATATAATATGTTAAATTGTTGGGTAGTATTTTGTTGGTTTGGAACAAATGTTGTTATATTTAACCCGTTACTAATTTTAAACAGTCTGCGTATAGCTATATAATTACTTTAAATCAGAGATCTTAAACCTTAATTAAGGTCTTAAAGTTTGTTATAGTTATGAAGTTAGAAAACACTACCACAGATGCGGTTCTAGTAACCCAGTACCTTAGAGGTGAAGAAAGCAGCCTAGAGGTGCTTATCACAAGACACAAGCAAAGAATATACAGTTTTATCTATTCCAAAGTATTGGATCGCGATGTGACAGAAGATATTTTTCAAGATACATTCATAAAAGTAATTCGCACTTTAAAGAGAGGTAAGTATAATGAAGAAGGTAAATTTTTACCTTGGGTTATGCGTATTGCTCATAATTTAGTCATCGATCATTTCCGTAGAAATAAACGTATGCCTAAGTTTTCATCTAGCAATAGCGACTTTGACATTTTTGATGTGATTAGTAATGGACAGGAAAGCACAGAGAATGAAATGATATCTATGCAAGTACAACAAGACGTTAAGAAACTTATTGAAGAATTACCTGATGATCAAAAAGAGGTCTTGATCATGCGCATGTATAAGGACATGTCGTTTAAAGAGATAGCAGAATGTACTGATGTAAGTATCAATACAGCTTTAGGGAGAATGCGCTATGCACTTATTAACTTACGCAAGGTGATTGATAAGCACAATATCATATTAACAAATTAATAGGTTGATTTTATAATAAAGTTTAAAATGCCTCGTTTATATTGAAAATAAACGCAACACATGGCAAAACTTTACAATGAATCAATTCCTGAAAGAGTGACTCCACTAGGACCAAAAGATGACACGGTGAAATTCCTTCTCAACTTTTCAAAAGCATTGAGTGTTATGAAAATACAGAACATGACGTTTGAGACACTTAACAATTAAATTTTGTTTTCAGCTTTAAAAACCCATTGAGATCAACAGATTTTAATGGGTTTTTTGATGTCTTAAATTATTAATTGAATGATTTGATCATTTCTTTAACTTCTTATAGTATTCATCCAGCACTGTTTTTCTACCTACGGTTTTAGTTATGATATCTTTTTCAAGATCCCAACCACGCGCTGGACTGTACTCGCGACCATACCAGATAATTTGAAGATGTAAGTCGTTCCATTTTTCTTTGGGGAACAATCTTTTTGCATCTTTTTCGGTTTGAACGACGTTCTTGCCACTAGTTAGATTCCAGCGATACATTAATCTATGAATGTGCGTGTCCACAGGAAAAGCCGGTATTCCAAAGGCTTGTGACAACACCACAGCAGCCGTTTTATGTCCTACCGCTGGCATAGCTTCTAGTTCTTCATAAGTTTGCGGTACTTTACCATTGTGTAAGTCTATAATCATTTGTGATAAACCGTGAATACCTTTAGCCTTCATAGGCGATAGGCCTACTGGTTTAATGATCTCTCTGATTTCATCTATAGACATTTTAATCATGTCATATGGATTATCGGCGCGTTCAAATAGTAAAGGTGTAATTTGATTAACGCGCACATCAGTACTTTGAGCACTCATTAAAACTGCAATTAATAAAGTGTAAGGATCTTTATGATCTAGAGGTATCGGTATTTCTGGATAAAATTCTTCAAGTTTATTTATGATAAAATTGACCTTTTCCTCTTTATTCATTTTTTAAATTTATGCTTTCAACAAAAATACAACTATGACGACATTAAAAACAGGAGATAAAGCTCCAGATTTTTCAGTACTTAATCAAGACGGTAATACAGTTTCATTATCTGACTTTAAAGGTAAAAAATTAGTGTTGTTTTTCTATCCCAAAGCGAGTACACCTGGCTGTACGGCCGAAGCTTGTAACCTGAGAGATAATGTATTACGCTTTCGCGAAAGCGGATACGAAATACTAGGTGCTAGTGCAGATAGTCCTAAAAGGCAATTGAATTTTAAAAATAAATATGAATTGCCATATGACCTTCTAGCTGATGAGGATCATACATTACTTAATGCTTTTCAAGTTTGGGGTCCTAAAAAGTTTATGGGTAAAGAATATGACGGTATTCACAGAACGACATTTGTAATTGATGAAAACGGTATTATTGAAGATGTGATTACTAAAGTAAAAACTAAAGATCATACCGCTCAAATCTTATAATTAAGATCAATTATTAGAGTATAAAAAAAGACCGCTTATTAAGCGGTCTTTTTTAGTTTAAATTCTTAATGATTCAATTAAGATGTACCAAGCATATCAACTGTATTACAACCAAAAAGATTTTGTTCCTCTATAAGCTCAGCAATACCTGGCGGTAGCATTTCTCTCCATCCATCTTCACCTTCAGCAATCATGCGCAATACTTCTCTCGAGAAAATATGCATGACATCTTTATTATAATCTTCAATATCAATTACACGACCATTATACTTAAAGAACTTATATAATTCTTTCATGCGTGGATGTACTTTTATGTTATCGCTGGTTGTTAATTCACCAGTTTCTGTATCTATCATAGGGTATAGGTAGACTCTTAAATCTTTAAAGAATAGTTTACCAAATGCTTCTAAAATACCACCACTTAAATGAGTGTAATATTTAGTGTCAAAAATATCTACCAGATTGTTAACACCCATGACCAGTCCTATACGTTCTTTAGTATAGTTATTGAAATATTCGACAAGTCTATAATATTCTTTAAAGTTAGAAATCATTACTGTTTGACCTAAAGAACACAATAATTCTGCACGATGCATGAAATCTTCTTCATCAATCTCTCCTTGGGCTTTAAGATTAGAAAGTGTTATTTCAAAAATAGTCTCGAGTTTATCTTCTTTAACCTTACCTGATTTTATGAACATGGCCTTTGCCGTTTCATACATATCCATGTTTACTTTTGTAACAGGTCTAAAACTACCTCTTAAAGCAAGTACATTTTTTTTATAAAGAATACGCGCACTTAATATATTCTTACCATCTGGACCGAACATTACAGCCTCAGTCATTTCATTACGTAATAATTGTAATGACATCAAACGGTTATCAACTTGTTTAAAACGAGGACCATCAAAATTAATCATATCTATTTCTATCTTATCCTTATCGATATGATCATATAGATATTTCAACAATTTTTTAGGCTGATCATGTTTATAGAATGCTCCATAAATCAAGTTAACACCTAGTATTCCCAGAGTAATTTGTTGCAGTCTAGCGTCTGTCTCTTTAAATCTTACATGCAGTATGATTTCAGAATATTCTTCTAGTGGCGCTGCTTGAAATTTTATTCCTACCCAACCGTGGCCTTTATATTTTTTTGCAAAATCAATAGTGGCAACGGTATTTGCATATGTAAAGAACATCTTTTCTGGATGTTTATC from Nonlabens arenilitoris harbors:
- a CDS encoding nicotinate-nucleotide adenylyltransferase — protein: MGVTLPGDNDFESVPSLKSKSLRINLNRNIYGTFAEIGAGQETVRHFFRAGGASGTIAKAMSAYDKDFSDAVYGVQDDGRYVTEARLRRMLQHESDLIEERIARDKHPEKMFFTYANTVATIDFAKKYKGHGWVGIKFQAAPLEEYSEIILHVRFKETDARLQQITLGILGVNLIYGAFYKHDQPKKLLKYLYDHIDKDKIEIDMINFDGPRFKQVDNRLMSLQLLRNEMTEAVMFGPDGKNILSARILYKKNVLALRGSFRPVTKVNMDMYETAKAMFIKSGKVKEDKLETIFEITLSNLKAQGEIDEEDFMHRAELLCSLGQTVMISNFKEYYRLVEYFNNYTKERIGLVMGVNNLVDIFDTKYYTHLSGGILEAFGKLFFKDLRVYLYPMIDTETGELTTSDNIKVHPRMKELYKFFKYNGRVIDIEDYNKDVMHIFSREVLRMIAEGEDGWREMLPPGIAELIEEQNLFGCNTVDMLGTS
- a CDS encoding endonuclease III domain-containing protein is translated as MNKEEKVNFIINKLEEFYPEIPIPLDHKDPYTLLIAVLMSAQSTDVRVNQITPLLFERADNPYDMIKMSIDEIREIIKPVGLSPMKAKGIHGLSQMIIDLHNGKVPQTYEELEAMPAVGHKTAAVVLSQAFGIPAFPVDTHIHRLMYRWNLTSGKNVVQTEKDAKRLFPKEKWNDLHLQIIWYGREYSPARGWDLEKDIITKTVGRKTVLDEYYKKLKK
- the bcp gene encoding thioredoxin-dependent thiol peroxidase, which translates into the protein MTTLKTGDKAPDFSVLNQDGNTVSLSDFKGKKLVLFFYPKASTPGCTAEACNLRDNVLRFRESGYEILGASADSPKRQLNFKNKYELPYDLLADEDHTLLNAFQVWGPKKFMGKEYDGIHRTTFVIDENGIIEDVITKVKTKDHTAQIL
- a CDS encoding RNA polymerase sigma factor, producing MKLENTTTDAVLVTQYLRGEESSLEVLITRHKQRIYSFIYSKVLDRDVTEDIFQDTFIKVIRTLKRGKYNEEGKFLPWVMRIAHNLVIDHFRRNKRMPKFSSSNSDFDIFDVISNGQESTENEMISMQVQQDVKKLIEELPDDQKEVLIMRMYKDMSFKEIAECTDVSINTALGRMRYALINLRKVIDKHNIILTN